One window from the genome of Bacteroidales bacterium encodes:
- a CDS encoding helix-turn-helix domain-containing protein: MLKPINETTKKAFLTKFGEHIKQLRQERDLSQTEFARRCYTNVRKVSRTEKGEYDFKISSLIALAKGLDVNITELLEFEYPENLFETFWSEELLQPEESTGK, from the coding sequence ATGCTAAAACCCATAAACGAAACCACCAAAAAAGCCTTTTTAACAAAATTCGGAGAACATATAAAACAATTAAGACAAGAAAGAGATCTAAGCCAAACCGAATTTGCTCGCAGGTGTTATACAAATGTCAGAAAAGTAAGCAGAACCGAAAAAGGCGAATACGATTTTAAAATATCTTCATTAATAGCTCTTGCAAAAGGACTTGATGTAAACATCACAGAACTTCTCGAATTTGAATATCCCGAAAATCTTTTTGAAACATTTTGGAGCGAAGAGTTACTTCAACCTGAAGAATCAACAGGTAAATAA
- a CDS encoding UbiX family flavin prenyltransferase gives MNIIIAITGASGMIYAQRLLSKLKEEKIVNQLSDIALILSENVQGIWDNEISSGKISDFSFPIFNNNDFYVPFASGSSAYDAMIIIPCSMGTMGRIASGVSENLIGRAADVMLKERKKLILVTREMPLNLIHINNMKTITEAGGIICPASPTFYNKAQTITDLASTVVERVLDLAGLVYDAKRWK, from the coding sequence ATGAATATCATTATTGCAATTACCGGAGCTTCCGGAATGATCTATGCCCAAAGACTTCTTTCAAAATTAAAAGAAGAAAAGATCGTCAATCAATTGTCTGATATCGCCCTTATATTATCAGAAAATGTTCAGGGAATTTGGGATAATGAAATATCTTCCGGAAAAATTTCAGATTTCAGTTTTCCGATTTTTAATAATAATGACTTTTATGTACCTTTTGCATCCGGCTCTTCGGCTTATGATGCTATGATTATTATACCTTGCTCAATGGGAACTATGGGCAGAATTGCTTCCGGAGTATCTGAAAATCTTATAGGCAGAGCAGCAGATGTGATGTTGAAAGAAAGGAAAAAACTAATTCTCGTAACAAGAGAAATGCCCTTAAATCTTATTCATATTAATAATATGAAAACAATTACCGAAGCCGGAGGTATTATTTGCCCTGCATCTCCTACATTTTACAATAAAGCTCAAACTATAACAGATTTAGCAAGTACTGTTGTTGAGCGCGTTCTTGACCTTGCCGGATTGGTATATGATGCAAAACGATGGAAATAA
- a CDS encoding PorT family protein produces MKQILLILLLNLIIISGYSQDFSGGLLLGVCGSQVDGDDQSKYKKPGLLAGAFVSMPFSERSALKIETYYVGKGAVLNEEQADGYVLTIFKTSFHYIEMPFLYNLKLHPKFDIALGIAPSYLIAHKLTGEYFSIDKNLYSMKNFDFQAMGQIDFYLTDKISSSLRYSYSMFDIRKDPMVAWYNNNLSIVFRYKIK; encoded by the coding sequence ATGAAACAGATTTTATTAATTTTATTATTGAATTTAATAATAATATCCGGTTATTCGCAGGATTTTTCCGGTGGTTTATTATTAGGGGTTTGCGGAAGCCAAGTTGATGGTGATGATCAATCAAAATACAAGAAACCGGGTCTGCTTGCAGGAGCTTTTGTCAGTATGCCGTTTTCGGAAAGATCAGCATTAAAAATCGAAACTTATTATGTAGGAAAAGGAGCTGTATTGAATGAAGAACAAGCTGACGGTTATGTTTTAACAATATTTAAAACAAGTTTTCATTATATTGAAATGCCATTTTTGTATAACCTAAAACTTCATCCCAAGTTTGATATTGCACTCGGAATTGCTCCTTCATATCTTATTGCTCATAAATTGACCGGAGAATATTTCAGTATTGATAAAAATTTATATTCAATGAAAAATTTTGATTTTCAAGCTATGGGACAAATTGATTTTTATCTGACAGACAAAATCAGTTCAAGTTTACGATATTCTTACTCAATGTTTGATATCAGAAAAGATCCTATGGTAGCATGGTATAATAACAATTTAAGCATTGTTTTCAGATACAAGATTAAATAA
- a CDS encoding tRNA threonylcarbamoyladenosine dehydratase: MSKEQHSRTILLLGEEKFKTLQNAHVLIVGLGGVGAYAAEQICRAGVGKLTIIDANFVKKSNINRQIIALNSNLGKDKTEVLSNRLKDINPDIEIKKIKVFLTEENVEEILLQNKINYVIDAIDTLTPKVDLIKTCLKHNIPLVSSMGAGGKINPEKVHISDISETFNCGLARMLRKRLHRTGIRTGFKAVFSSEKVNSEVVIVEESRNKKTNSGTISYMPGIFGMFCASTVIRDIIDY, encoded by the coding sequence ATGAGTAAAGAACAACATTCAAGAACAATATTATTATTGGGAGAAGAAAAATTTAAAACACTTCAAAATGCACATGTTTTAATTGTAGGTTTAGGAGGCGTAGGTGCTTATGCTGCTGAACAAATTTGCAGAGCAGGTGTGGGAAAACTCACAATAATTGATGCAAATTTCGTTAAAAAAAGTAATATTAACAGACAGATAATTGCCTTAAACTCAAACTTGGGAAAAGACAAAACAGAAGTTCTTTCAAACAGATTAAAAGATATTAATCCTGATATTGAAATAAAAAAAATTAAGGTATTTTTGACCGAAGAAAATGTTGAAGAAATATTATTACAAAACAAAATTAATTACGTAATTGATGCTATTGACACTTTAACACCAAAAGTTGATTTAATTAAAACATGCTTAAAACATAATATTCCTCTCGTATCATCAATGGGAGCAGGAGGAAAAATTAATCCTGAAAAAGTACATATTTCCGATATAAGCGAAACCTTTAATTGCGGACTTGCAAGAATGTTACGAAAAAGACTTCACAGAACAGGAATAAGAACCGGTTTTAAAGCTGTCTTTTCTTCTGAAAAAGTAAATTCAGAAGTTGTTATTGTTGAAGAAAGTCGTAATAAAAAGACAAATTCGGGAACAATTTCATATATGCCGGGTATTTTTGGTATGTTTTGTGCATCAACAGTAATACGTGATATAATTGATTATTGA
- a CDS encoding TatD family hydrolase: protein MQFIDIHTHSGKNDYFSIINLFPEEVNKIEKDKYYSLGLHPWEISNVNIDKQLSIIKEYADVNNIIAIGEIGLDKYKDAFELQHNVFLKQIQIAEEHNKPVIVHCVKAYSELLSVLKEKRLSIPVIIHRYSGNKTVAEQLMKFGCYLSFGHELFNTKSKVQRVFNTIPVEHLFLETDDSDKDIKQIYQKASEIKNLEIEILIKAINTNFENCFK, encoded by the coding sequence TTGCAATTCATTGACATTCACACACATAGCGGTAAAAACGATTATTTTTCAATAATAAACTTATTTCCTGAAGAGGTAAATAAAATTGAAAAAGATAAATACTATTCTTTAGGTCTTCATCCTTGGGAAATTTCAAATGTTAATATTGATAAGCAATTAAGTATCATTAAAGAATATGCTGATGTAAATAATATTATTGCTATAGGTGAAATCGGTCTTGATAAATATAAAGATGCTTTTGAATTACAACATAATGTTTTTCTAAAGCAAATACAAATTGCCGAAGAACATAATAAACCGGTTATTGTTCATTGCGTAAAAGCCTATTCTGAATTATTATCTGTTTTAAAAGAAAAAAGATTATCAATACCTGTAATCATACACAGGTATTCGGGAAATAAAACAGTTGCTGAACAATTGATGAAATTCGGATGTTATTTATCTTTCGGGCATGAATTGTTCAATACGAAATCAAAAGTACAAAGAGTATTTAATACAATTCCTGTTGAACATCTTTTTCTTGAAACAGACGATTCAGATAAGGATATTAAGCAAATTTATCAAAAAGCATCAGAAATAAAAAATCTTGAAATTGAGATACTTATTAAAGCAATTAATACAAATTTTGAAAACTGTTTTAAATGA
- a CDS encoding ATP-binding protein yields MIREYYISQLQKLGKYFPVIGIIGPRQVGKTTLAKQFISYIEKETLLLDLEKPSDYEKLNNPELYLKQHEDKCIIIDEVQIRPELFAILRSLIDENRVPLRFIILGSASPDIIRNTSESLAGRIAYIELMPFNLKELSGIAEIRKQHFFGGFPDSILAKNSEASVLWIDNFLKTYVERDLPLLGMSANPILVRRLWEMLSWQNANVLNYSSIGKSLGITHNTVRNYIDFLEGAFLINRVQAFFVNVKKRIVKSPKVYIADTGLLHRLLRINSYDELFGNPVLGASWETFVYNQISGLKNNDIDIFYYRTHAGTEIDLILVKALIPVASIEIKFSASPKVTKSLVTGINDLQTEKNFIIVPNSEDYLIRENIRVCNITDFIIKYLPDF; encoded by the coding sequence ATGATTCGAGAATATTACATATCACAACTTCAAAAACTCGGAAAATATTTTCCTGTAATCGGAATTATCGGACCGAGACAAGTCGGAAAAACAACACTTGCAAAGCAATTTATAAGTTATATTGAAAAAGAAACTTTACTTCTTGATTTAGAAAAGCCCTCTGATTATGAAAAACTGAATAATCCGGAATTATATTTAAAACAACACGAAGATAAATGCATTATAATTGATGAAGTTCAAATAAGACCTGAACTTTTTGCAATTTTACGTTCACTTATTGATGAAAATCGTGTTCCTTTAAGATTTATAATTCTTGGTTCGGCAAGTCCCGATATTATCAGAAATACATCTGAATCGTTAGCAGGAAGAATTGCATATATTGAATTAATGCCGTTTAATTTAAAAGAACTTTCAGGTATTGCAGAAATCCGAAAACAACATTTTTTCGGAGGTTTTCCGGACAGTATTCTTGCAAAAAATAGTGAAGCATCCGTTTTATGGATAGATAATTTCTTGAAAACTTATGTTGAAAGAGACTTGCCTCTACTTGGAATGTCTGCAAATCCAATATTGGTAAGAAGATTGTGGGAAATGCTTTCTTGGCAAAATGCAAATGTCTTAAATTACAGTTCAATAGGGAAATCTTTAGGAATTACACATAATACCGTAAGGAATTACATTGATTTTCTTGAAGGTGCATTTTTAATAAACAGAGTTCAAGCATTTTTTGTTAATGTAAAAAAAAGAATTGTTAAATCACCAAAAGTATATATTGCAGACACCGGTTTATTGCACAGATTATTAAGAATAAATTCTTATGACGAACTTTTTGGAAATCCTGTATTGGGTGCATCTTGGGAAACTTTTGTATATAACCAAATATCAGGTTTAAAAAATAATGATATTGATATTTTTTATTATCGAACACATGCCGGAACCGAAATTGATTTAATTTTAGTTAAAGCATTAATTCCGGTTGCCTCAATAGAAATAAAATTTAGTGCAAGCCCGAAAGTAACTAAAAGTCTTGTTACGGGAATTAATGATTTGCAAACAGAGAAAAATTTTATAATCGTTCCGAATAGTGAAGATTATTTAATAAGAGAGAATATAAGAGTTTGTAACATTACTGATTTTATTATAAAATATTTACCTGATTTTTAG